The Euphorbia lathyris chromosome 8, ddEupLath1.1, whole genome shotgun sequence genome has a window encoding:
- the LOC136203655 gene encoding LOW QUALITY PROTEIN: UPF0481 protein At3g47200 (The sequence of the model RefSeq protein was modified relative to this genomic sequence to represent the inferred CDS: inserted 2 bases in 1 codon): MEIHRERSNFVSVHIEDHQADQLVLSMKRRLGNLSPVSSDRCIYRVPKKLRDVNENAYTPRLVSIGPFHHGKNGLXKHKWRHLQNFLHQNKVKLDDLVKFIKDREETVRNCYSETIRLTSDEFVQMIIVDSTFIIDMLLARAFPQLTCAIECIYNRSGLMFDIYRDMLLIENQLPYFILRDVLDFAESRAVSILIKWPTILELTHAYFNSFMRLARTFRTMKSSEVRNFVDFLRRCHRPFKPRQPPKKTTKFEKTRTLTELYEAGVRFKVAESKHLMDIQFSDGVLEIPCISVTEMTEAFFRNLIAFEQCHCEVSYVSDYIVIMDSLINTADDIELLVNCGIMENMVANNTEAAMLFNNLAKEIFYDSNVFYYSVLSEDLNAYCKVRWQATLKNNYFNSPWATISVIAASILLLLTFIQTVCSVIQV, translated from the exons ATGGAAATTCATAGAGAAAGAAGCAATTTTGTCTCAGTTCATATAGAGGATCATCAAGCTGATCAGTTGGTACTTTCTATGAAGAGAAGGCTGGGAAACTTATCTCCTGTATCCTCTGACCGCTGTATTTATCGAGTTCCGAAGAAACTCCGCGATGTAAACGAGAATGCCTACACGCCTCGGCTAGTTTCGATTGGTCCTTTTCACCATGGCAAGAATGGTTT GAAGCACAAATGGAGGCATTTACAGAATTTTCTGCATCAGAACAAGGTAAAGTTAGATGATCTAGTAAAATTTATTAAAGATCGAGAGGAAACAGTACGTAATTGTTATTCTGAGACGATTCGGCTTACCAGTGATGAATTTGTTCAAATGATCATTGTTGATTCAACCTTCATTATTGATATGTTGTTGGCAAGAGCTTTCCCACAGTTAACATGTGCCATTGAGTGCATCTATAATAGATCGGGACTTATGTTCGATATATATCGCGACATGCTGTTGATCGAAAATCAGCTTCCTTACTTTATCCTTAGGGATGTATTGGACTTTGCCGAGAGCAGAGCAGTCTCGATATTGATCAAATGGCCTACCATTCTTGAGCTGACTCATGCTTACTTCAACTCGTTTATGCGACTAGCACGAACATTTCGTACCATGAAAAGTTCTGAAGTGAGGAATTTTGTTGATTTCCTGAGGCGTTGTCACCGACCGTTCAAACCAAGGCAACCACCGAAAAAGACAACAAAGTTCGAAAAGACGAGAACCTTAACCGAGCTTTATGAGGCTGGAGTCCGATTTAAGGTAGCAGAAAGCAAACATTTGATGGATATACAGTTCAGTGATGGAGTTCTGGAAATACCATGTATATCAGTGACTGAGATGACCGAAGCATTTTTCCGAAATCTCATAGCGTTTGAGCAGTGTCATTGCGAGGTTTCATATGTAAGTGACTATATTGTCATCATGGACAGCCTCATCAACACCGCTGATGATATCGAATTACTCGTTAACTGCGGAATTATGGAAAACATGGTGGCTAATAACACAGAAGCAGCAATGCTTTTCAACAACCTTGCCAAGGAAATATTTTATGATTCTAATGTATTCTATTACTCTGTTCTATCTGAAGACCTGAATGCCTACTGCAAAGTCCGGTGGCAGGCAACGTTGAAAAACAATTACTTCAACAGTCCGTGGGCAACCATTTCGGTCATTGCAGCAAGTATTCTTCTTCTACTCACTTTCATACAAACTGTGTGTTCTGTGATACAGGTTTGA
- the LOC136203656 gene encoding uncharacterized protein codes for MIYRHVHKFLHGSKYLVRRKNGVLCLHTTSYQNLRESEGETLGFQWYEKAFPHITKLTRQLQNVDLIDGKLVNMNDDSIIIDDRIAQKMLTLKSLVRVFIGSPLAQQNLKESIEGLSDNVICNPVGCFGKPSERDSMIVSSLTKVSDFLNVTAQQKKVVRFTIAPQVSHHRIWVGALKEILNGLKLEIDELSVKGSSMEEQIVHNCLKFLADTDNSDYESTSWMQLGAPKSDNSRSSATWADLLEMFDDLIRCLGNEKGLFYHVSKLEVMKEGLAQIKDVLVDKGIGYKESRFQESLVQKKLSKTLGHSSRCLFTLLLYYLYGHVRDIEVDLCGGIYSSECGTKFCLYMGRILTSDDEGMVWNGVKQLQRALGLYKFVWETAGMKGVLELQGHLWCVGAKDRTLSYRGTSFIVHGISF; via the coding sequence ATGATCTATAGGCATGTACATAAGTTTTTACATGGTTCAAAGTATTTGGTACGAAGGAAGAATGGAGTTCTCTGTTTGCATACGACGTCGTATCAAAATTTACGAGAATCCGAGGGAGAGACTTTGGGTTTTCAATGGTATGAGAAAGCATTCCCACATATAACCAAATTGACCCGCCAGTTACAGAATGTGGATTTGATTGATGGAAAATTAGTGAATATGAATGATGATTCGATTATAATTGATGATCGTATTGCTCAAAAGATGCTAACATTGAAATCACTTGTTAGGGTTTTCATTGGTTCTCCATTGGCTCAGCAAAATTTAAAGGAAAGTATTGAAGGATTATCAGATAATGTGATATGCAATCCTGTTGGTTGTTTTGGGAAACCAAGTGAAAGGGATTCCATGATTGTGAGTTCACTAACCAAAGTAAGTGATTTCCTAAATGTAACTGCTCAACAAAAGAAAGTGGTGCGATTCACAATAGCCCCACAGGTATCGCATCATCGGATATGGGTGGGTGCGCTTAAGGAGATACTAAATGGCTTGAAGTTGGAGATCGATGAATTATCTGTTAAAGGAAGTAGCATGGAGGAGCAGATAGTTCATAACTGTTTGAAGTTCTTAGCTGATACAGACAATTCAGATTATGAATCCACTTCATGGATGCAACTTGGAGCCCCGAAAAGTGATAATTCGCGTAGTTCTGCGACATGGGCAGATCTTCTTGAAATGTTCGATGATTTGATTCGATGTTTGGGAAACGAGAAGGGGTTATTTTATCATGTGTCGAAGCTTGAAGTGATGAAAGAAGGGTTAGCTCAGATCAAGGATGTGTTGGTTGATAAAGGTATTGGATACAAGGAGTCTCGGTTCCAAGAAAGTCTGGTCCAGAAGAAGCTATCCAAGACATTGGGGCACTCGTCACGCTGTTTGTTCACACTTTTATTGTATTACCTCTATGGACATGTTAGAGACATTGAAGTTGATTTATGTGGTGGGATTTACAGTAGTGAATGTGGGACTAAGTTTTGCTTGTACATGGGAAGGATTTTAACTTCAGATGACGAGGGGATGGTGTGGAATGGGGTGAAGCAGTTGCAGAGGGCACTTGGGCTATACAAGTTTGTATGGGAAACTGCTGGAATGAAAGGAGTTCTTGAACTGCAAGGCCATCTATGGTGCGTTGGAGCCAAGGATAGGACACTTTCGTATAGGGGAACCTCGTTCATTGTACATGGTATCAGTTTTTGA